From one Mya arenaria isolate MELC-2E11 chromosome 4, ASM2691426v1 genomic stretch:
- the LOC128232210 gene encoding pyruvate dehydrogenase protein X component, mitochondrial-like: MASAVLNLSRVIRKTAFSPRYTANIAYLLKKNEFHNSSSKYASSEICMPSLSPTMSEGTIVKWYKKEGDVINAGDVLCDVQTDKAVVSFDTEDDGILAKILKPENTTDIKVGTLIAIMVEEGDDWQNVEVPAETEAAPSSPAPPTQDKPTPDTPIQPLAGATKIGHEELHGAGIGPSVRKLLEEYGVHVKDVQGAGPQGRITKGDVLKVIKAKNLQRQAPPSGDASQSPPPSGAPAQPTMADTSAAGGYVPTLVPEFDGEEYIDIPNTGMRSTIAKRLTLSKTTIPHSYATMDCNVGPVTSLRKQLIKDSIKVSVNDFIIKSAALALQRVPQVNSVWQNDEPASMLNVDICVAVATDNGLITPIVQNTPQLAVDEISSTVKDLAERARANKLQLHEFQGGTFTISNLGMFGIGEFSAVINPPQTAILAVGSSRLAIGQNGKPESRMAVTLSYDARVIDDSEASLFLEVFRDIIENPSLLVSGRPASKRQDIL, from the exons ATGGCGTCTGCAGTGTTAAATCTTAGTCGGGTCATTAGAAAAACAGCGTTTTCACCCAGATACACTGCAAACATTGCTTActtgttaaagaaaaatgaatttcataacAGTTCATCAAAATATG cATCTTCTGAAATATGTATGCCGTCCTTGTCACCGACAATGTCAGAGGGAACTATTGTGAAATGGTACAAGAAAGAAG GCGATGTGATCAACGCAGGTGATGTCTTATGTGATGTACAGACTGACAAAGCTGTTGTCTCCTTTGATACTGAAGATGACGGAATACTTGCCAAAATTCTG AAGCCAGAAAACACCACAGACATCAAGGTTGGCACATTAATCGCCATCATGGTTGAGGAGGGTGATGACTGGCAGAATGTGGAGGTTCCCGCTGAAACAGAGGCTGCCCCATCCTCTCCTGCTCCACCCACTCAAGACAAGCCAACTCCTGACACACCCATCCAACCTCTAGCAGGGGCAACAAAGATAGGACATGAAGAATTACATGGGGCTGG tattgGCCCTTCGGTAAGAAAGTTACTGGAAGAGTATGGAGTTCATGTAAAAGACGTTCAGGGTGCAGGCCCACAAGGCAGAATCACAAAGGG AGATGTCTTAAAGGTAATTAAAGCAAAAAATCTCCAGAGACAGGCACCTCCCTCTGGTGATGCTTCCCAGTCCCCACCCCCCTCTGGAGCACCTGCCCAACCCACCATGGCTGACACATCTGCAGCAGGGGGATATGTGCCCACACTTGTACCAGAATTTG ATGGAGAAGAGTATATTGACATCCCCAACACTGGAATGAGATCAACCATAGCAAAACGTCTCACACTGTCAAAG ACCACAATCCCTCACTCATACGCGACAATGGATTGCAATGTTGGgccagttacttcccttagaaAACAACTCATAAAAGACAGCATTAAAGTCTCTGTCAATGACTTTATCATAAAATCAGCTGCATTGGCTCTGCAG AGGGTACCACAGGTGAATTCTGTGTGGCAGAATGATGAACCAGCCTCCATGTTGAATGTGGACATATGTGTAGCAGTAGCCACAGACAATGGCTTAATTACGCCCATAGTTCAAAATACACCACAGCTCGCTGTAGACGAAATCTCTTCAACAGTTAAG GATCTGGCTGAGCGAGCCCGGGCAAATAAACTTCAACTTCATGAGTTTCAAGGAGGAACTTTCAC AATATCTAACCTAGGAATGTTCGGTATTGGAGAATTCTCTGCAGTGATTAACCCTCCTCAGACAGCGATCCTGGCTGTTGGCTCGTCTCGTCTAGCGATTGGCCAGAATGGCAAACCAGAATCTCGCATGGCAGTTACTCTATCGTATGATGCACGAGTTATTGACGATTCAGAGGCATCATTGTTCTTGGAAGTTTTTAGAGACATTATTGAAAATCCGAGTTTACTTGTGAGTGGACGGCCAGCTTCAAAGAGACAGGACATATTATGA